In Sphingomonas sp. SUN019, one genomic interval encodes:
- a CDS encoding response regulator, whose protein sequence is MATRVLLVEDEPLIAMMLEDFLDVLDHAHVGTADSVATALPLIEEGGIDCAILDVNLRGGEKSWPIADALAARDIPFVFATGGGDEGIADQHRERPRLGKPFTMDGVGKALEQLAA, encoded by the coding sequence ATGGCTACGCGTGTCCTGCTCGTCGAAGACGAACCGCTCATCGCGATGATGTTGGAGGATTTCCTCGACGTCCTCGATCACGCCCATGTCGGGACCGCCGACAGCGTCGCGACCGCCCTCCCGTTGATCGAGGAAGGCGGGATCGACTGCGCGATTCTCGACGTAAACTTGCGCGGCGGTGAAAAGAGCTGGCCGATCGCCGACGCGCTGGCCGCCCGCGACATACCGTTCGTCTTCGCGACCGGCGGCGGTGATGAAGGCATCGCCGACCAGCACCGCGAACGCCCGCGCCTTGGAAAGCCATTCACGATGGATGGGGTTGGAAAGGCACTGGAGCAACTCGCCGCCTGA